Proteins encoded in a region of the Sphingomonas sp. OV641 genome:
- the ftsW gene encoding putative lipid II flippase FtsW, producing the protein MTDHATTQGLRGRLKDRGGRGDRSPLGTWFWDTDRVLLLLTFALIAVGLLSVAAASPATAMRYSGEQLKLPPLYYFWRQVMWVAVSLPVLIGISMVPVNLARRAAVIGAGLFGFMLLLVLIPGIGVEVNGAKRWLGIGVSQFQPSEFLKPCFIVTVAWLLSLRTKEEGLPLTAITFGMTATVGALLMLQPDFGQTMVFGLVWMALLVIAGTPTKTLAAFFAMAPIGVGAAYMFYGTARTRIDSFLFRDPNEAEGAHFQTDAAHRTLTSGGWTGTGPGAGTSKFGLPEAHTDYIFSVIGEEFGLIACMVIAVLFLAIVARVYVKMLDEQDSFKLLAASGLATQFGLQALISMAVNTGLAPSKGMTLPFISYGGSSMIALSIGMGLLLTFTRRNPFLLRSPYVARWGSAA; encoded by the coding sequence TTGACGGATCACGCGACCACTCAGGGTCTGCGCGGGCGCCTCAAGGACCGGGGCGGTCGTGGCGATCGCTCGCCACTCGGCACTTGGTTCTGGGACACGGATCGTGTGCTGCTGCTGCTGACATTCGCACTGATCGCAGTGGGCCTTCTATCCGTGGCGGCAGCATCGCCGGCAACGGCAATGCGTTATTCGGGTGAGCAACTGAAGCTTCCGCCACTCTATTATTTCTGGCGGCAGGTGATGTGGGTTGCCGTGTCGCTGCCCGTGCTGATCGGCATCTCGATGGTGCCGGTGAACCTCGCGCGTCGCGCCGCCGTCATCGGGGCGGGCCTGTTCGGTTTCATGCTCCTGCTGGTGCTGATCCCGGGCATCGGCGTGGAGGTGAACGGGGCCAAGCGCTGGCTGGGCATCGGCGTGTCGCAGTTTCAGCCGTCCGAGTTCCTGAAACCGTGCTTCATCGTTACCGTTGCGTGGCTGCTGTCATTGCGCACCAAGGAAGAAGGGCTGCCGCTCACGGCGATCACCTTCGGCATGACGGCCACAGTTGGGGCGTTGCTGATGCTTCAACCCGATTTCGGGCAGACCATGGTGTTCGGTCTTGTCTGGATGGCCCTGCTGGTGATCGCTGGTACGCCGACCAAGACGCTGGCAGCCTTCTTCGCCATGGCGCCGATCGGAGTGGGCGCCGCCTATATGTTCTATGGCACCGCACGTACCCGCATCGACAGCTTCCTCTTTCGCGATCCGAACGAAGCGGAAGGCGCGCATTTCCAGACGGATGCGGCGCACCGCACGCTCACCTCTGGGGGCTGGACGGGAACCGGGCCCGGCGCCGGGACATCGAAGTTCGGTTTGCCGGAGGCGCATACCGATTACATTTTCTCCGTCATCGGCGAGGAGTTCGGCCTGATCGCCTGTATGGTGATCGCCGTGCTGTTTCTTGCCATTGTCGCGCGTGTTTACGTGAAGATGCTGGACGAGCAGGATAGCTTCAAGTTGCTGGCGGCTTCGGGGTTGGCAACGCAGTTCGGGTTGCAGGCGCTGATTTCGATGGCCGTGAACACGGGTCTGGCGCCGTCCAAGGGGATGACTTTGCCGTTCATCAGTTATGGTGGTTCGTCGATGATCGCGTTGTCGATCGGCATGGGCCTTTTGCTTACCTTCACGCGCCGCAATCCGTTCCTGTTGCGCAGCCCCTATGTTGCCCGCTGGGGGAGCGCCGCATGA
- the ftsA gene encoding cell division protein FtsA, with translation MAKAAPEGIITALDIGTSKVSAMIAQRGDGGELIVLGTGQRESKGVKRGYIADMALTELAVREAVAQAERIAGFNIENVWAGFSAGGLVSDEAFIEVELNGHRIEQQDIDALLQEGRQAIDPQGRMVLHAQPALYTLDGLTGVKKPLGLHADRLGVHIHVIAADGSPVRNLDLTVRSAHLEVKSIIASPVATGLACLSEEERDLGVALVEIGAGITNVSLFAGGMLVGLKSIPIGSCDITDDIASAFGTTRGQAERMKCFHGSANASPRDNHEMIAIRPGRADDDADPMQITKAALISVIRTRLEHLINEVQAALQELKFEGAVGRQVVLTGGGAELKGIADYAQQVLGRSVRVGRPRGLTGLPDAHGGPGFATLAGLAFFAASDPVDLRGLVPQQQMVVRQKGLTALRRLFQAAKANY, from the coding sequence ATGGCAAAGGCAGCACCGGAAGGAATCATCACCGCGCTGGATATCGGCACGTCCAAGGTGTCTGCGATGATCGCGCAGCGGGGCGATGGCGGCGAGCTGATCGTGCTGGGAACGGGCCAGCGCGAATCAAAGGGCGTGAAGCGCGGCTATATCGCCGACATGGCGCTCACCGAACTGGCCGTGCGCGAGGCAGTGGCTCAGGCCGAGCGGATTGCTGGCTTCAACATCGAGAATGTCTGGGCAGGCTTTTCTGCCGGTGGGCTGGTCAGCGATGAAGCCTTCATTGAAGTCGAATTGAACGGCCATCGTATCGAGCAGCAGGATATTGATGCTTTGCTGCAGGAAGGGCGCCAGGCCATCGATCCGCAGGGGCGCATGGTGCTGCATGCGCAGCCGGCGCTTTACACGCTCGACGGGCTGACGGGCGTGAAGAAGCCACTGGGTCTCCATGCCGACCGGCTGGGCGTTCACATTCATGTGATCGCCGCTGACGGTTCGCCGGTTCGCAACCTCGACCTGACGGTCCGTTCTGCCCATCTGGAGGTAAAGTCGATCATCGCGTCGCCGGTTGCGACGGGACTGGCCTGCCTCAGCGAGGAGGAGCGCGATCTCGGCGTCGCACTCGTGGAGATTGGCGCTGGCATCACCAACGTGTCCCTTTTTGCCGGCGGCATGCTTGTCGGTCTTAAATCCATTCCGATCGGCTCGTGCGACATCACGGATGACATTGCGTCCGCATTCGGCACTACTCGGGGCCAGGCCGAACGGATGAAGTGCTTCCACGGTTCGGCGAATGCGTCACCGCGCGACAATCACGAGATGATCGCGATCCGTCCGGGGCGGGCGGACGACGATGCCGATCCCATGCAGATCACGAAGGCGGCGTTGATCAGCGTAATCCGCACTCGGCTGGAGCATCTGATCAATGAAGTGCAAGCGGCGCTGCAGGAGCTGAAGTTCGAAGGCGCGGTCGGCCGTCAGGTAGTGTTGACGGGCGGCGGTGCCGAGTTGAAGGGCATCGCGGACTATGCGCAGCAGGTGCTCGGGCGATCCGTTCGGGTCGGTCGGCCGCGCGGGCTGACGGGGCTTCCCGACGCGCACGGCGGACCCGGCTTTGCGACACTGGCGGGACTTGCCTTTTTTGCCGCGTCCGATCCGGTGGATCTTCGCGGTCTGGTGCCGCAGCAGCAGATGGTCGTGCGACAAAAGGGTCTGACCGCGCTCAGGCGTTTGTTTCAGGCGGCGAAGGCAAATTATTGA
- a CDS encoding D-alanine--D-alanine ligase produces MAEQASGLHIVVLMGGWSAERAVSLSSGAGIADALESLGHRVTRIDMDRDIAAKLAAAEPDLVFNSLHGTPGEDGSIQGLMDIMGLRYTHSGLATSVIAIDKVLTKQALVPHGIPMPGGRIVSTQDLYKGDPLARPYVLKPVNEGSSVGVAIVTDEGNYGNPINKDAAGPWQEFDQLLAEPYVRGRELTTAVLGDRALGVTELRPKSGWYDYDAKYTDGLTDHIFPAPIPDDIAEACKTLALRAHQLLGCKGSSRADFRWDDERGVEGLFLLEVNTQPGMTPLSLVPEQARYLGITYPELVQAIVDEALRDDK; encoded by the coding sequence GTGGCTGAGCAGGCGAGCGGGCTTCACATCGTCGTTCTGATGGGCGGCTGGTCGGCCGAACGCGCCGTGTCGCTTTCATCCGGAGCCGGGATCGCGGATGCGCTGGAGTCCTTGGGACACCGCGTCACTCGGATCGACATGGACCGCGACATTGCGGCCAAGCTCGCCGCTGCGGAGCCAGACCTCGTCTTCAATTCCCTGCACGGCACCCCCGGTGAGGACGGCTCGATCCAGGGGCTGATGGACATCATGGGCCTGCGCTACACTCATAGCGGGCTCGCAACCTCGGTGATCGCCATCGACAAGGTGCTGACGAAGCAAGCGTTGGTGCCACACGGCATACCCATGCCCGGCGGGCGGATTGTCAGCACGCAGGATCTGTACAAGGGCGATCCGCTGGCGCGTCCCTATGTGCTGAAGCCGGTGAACGAGGGGTCGTCGGTCGGCGTCGCGATCGTTACCGATGAAGGCAATTACGGCAATCCGATCAACAAGGACGCGGCAGGGCCTTGGCAGGAGTTCGACCAGCTTCTCGCCGAGCCGTATGTGCGTGGCCGCGAGCTGACGACTGCGGTGCTGGGTGACCGAGCGCTGGGCGTCACGGAGCTTCGTCCCAAGTCGGGCTGGTACGACTATGACGCGAAATATACTGACGGCCTGACTGACCACATTTTCCCAGCGCCCATCCCGGACGACATCGCGGAAGCGTGCAAGACGCTGGCGTTGCGGGCGCATCAGCTGCTTGGCTGCAAGGGAAGCAGTCGAGCCGACTTCCGGTGGGACGATGAGCGAGGCGTCGAGGGGCTCTTTCTTCTAGAGGTGAATACGCAGCCCGGCATGACTCCGCTTAGCCTTGTTCCTGAACAAGCCCGGTATCTGGGCATCACCTATCCCGAACTGGTTCAGGCGATCGTCGATGAAGCGCTGAGGGACGACAAATGA
- the murB gene encoding UDP-N-acetylmuramate dehydrogenase: protein MNAVAVPSTRGRLTTAAPLAPLVWFKSGGVAQWLFEPADADDLSGFLERLDPSIPVMALGLGSNLIVRDGGVPGVVVRLGKPFATVERLDATTLRCGGGASGILVSSAARDAGIAGVEFLRSIPGTVGGFVRMNGGAYGSETADVLVECTVVFRDGEMRKLSADALGYTYRHSELPADAIVVSATFRGRPGEPDAIKAEMDRIAASREASQPLRSKTGGSTFKNPPGHKAWELVDQAGCRGLRRGDAQVSEKHTNFLLNLGSATSADIEALGEDVRSRVKEKSGVTLEWEIQRVGVAS from the coding sequence ATGAACGCAGTGGCCGTTCCTTCCACTCGCGGTCGCCTGACGACGGCGGCGCCGCTCGCGCCGTTGGTTTGGTTCAAGTCGGGTGGCGTGGCGCAATGGCTGTTTGAGCCGGCCGATGCGGATGATCTTTCTGGATTTCTGGAGCGTCTCGATCCGTCCATCCCCGTGATGGCGCTTGGCCTCGGTTCGAACCTGATCGTGCGGGATGGCGGCGTGCCAGGCGTCGTGGTGCGGCTCGGCAAACCATTCGCCACCGTTGAACGGCTTGATGCGACGACGCTCCGCTGCGGAGGCGGCGCGAGCGGCATCCTTGTATCGTCCGCTGCGCGTGACGCGGGTATTGCCGGCGTTGAATTTCTGCGCTCCATCCCCGGCACCGTGGGCGGGTTCGTCCGAATGAATGGCGGTGCCTATGGCAGCGAGACGGCCGACGTGCTGGTCGAATGCACCGTTGTCTTTCGCGACGGCGAAATGCGGAAGCTTTCGGCAGACGCGCTCGGCTACACGTACCGACACTCCGAGCTGCCGGCAGACGCGATCGTCGTAAGCGCCACGTTCCGCGGTCGGCCGGGCGAGCCCGATGCCATAAAGGCGGAAATGGATCGTATCGCTGCCAGTCGGGAAGCGTCCCAACCGCTGCGCTCCAAGACGGGCGGGTCGACGTTCAAGAACCCGCCCGGCCACAAGGCCTGGGAGCTGGTCGACCAAGCAGGATGCCGCGGGCTTCGCCGCGGCGATGCGCAGGTCAGCGAGAAGCACACGAACTTTCTGCTCAATCTCGGCAGCGCGACGAGCGCGGACATCGAAGCACTGGGCGAAGACGTGCGATCGCGCGTGAAGGAGAAAAGCGGGGTGACGCTTGAGTGGGAGATCCAGCGCGTGGGAGTTGCCTCGTGA
- the murD gene encoding UDP-N-acetylmuramoyl-L-alanine--D-glutamate ligase: MIISPAWAGKRYAVLGLARSGLATTRALAAAGAHVVAWDSDPAARERAEEIDGVIIHDITTLDLGGAAGLVVSPGVPLNTHPIAAQARAAGVPIIGDIELFAEARAHLPPHKVVGITGTNGKSTTTALIAHIVEASGRPVRMGGNIGLPILGQEPLLPNDKGIGVYVLELSSYQIDLTYGLDCDVAVLLNITPDHLDRYDGFEAYAASKARLFAMQSATHDAVIGIGDASSAQIARSLSTRGEHLTKIAPGVCMDQSRWPSLQGPHNAQNALAAIAAVRALGVDEQAIDRALESFTGLPHRMEKVAEVNGVAFINDSKATNPESAAPALAAFDRVHWIVGGKAKGDDLDACLPHLAHVARAYTIGAAGPVFARVLAEQVAVEESGTLAAAVESAARQARPGDVVLLSPAAASFDQFRDYEHRGQAFREAVGELS; the protein is encoded by the coding sequence GTGATCATCTCTCCCGCCTGGGCCGGCAAACGCTATGCCGTGCTGGGGCTGGCACGCTCCGGCCTGGCAACGACGCGCGCGCTTGCCGCGGCCGGTGCGCATGTGGTCGCCTGGGATAGCGATCCCGCCGCGCGGGAGCGGGCGGAGGAGATCGACGGGGTCATCATACACGACATCACCACGCTGGATCTCGGCGGCGCTGCAGGCCTGGTCGTCTCGCCGGGCGTTCCGTTGAACACCCATCCGATCGCCGCGCAGGCGCGCGCGGCGGGCGTGCCGATCATCGGCGACATCGAGCTGTTCGCCGAGGCCCGGGCGCATCTCCCGCCGCACAAGGTGGTCGGTATTACCGGCACCAACGGAAAGTCGACGACGACGGCGCTGATCGCGCACATCGTGGAAGCGTCGGGCCGCCCCGTGCGCATGGGCGGAAACATCGGCCTTCCCATCCTTGGTCAGGAGCCCCTGCTCCCGAACGACAAGGGCATCGGCGTCTATGTGCTGGAGCTTTCGAGCTACCAGATCGATCTTACGTACGGGCTGGATTGCGACGTCGCCGTGCTGCTCAACATCACCCCCGATCATCTCGATCGCTACGACGGCTTCGAAGCCTATGCTGCGTCAAAGGCCAGGCTGTTTGCCATGCAGTCGGCAACGCACGATGCGGTGATCGGGATCGGGGATGCATCCTCCGCGCAGATCGCCCGCTCCTTGTCTACGCGCGGAGAACACCTCACCAAGATCGCGCCCGGCGTCTGCATGGATCAGTCCCGCTGGCCCTCGCTGCAGGGGCCGCACAACGCCCAGAACGCGCTCGCCGCCATTGCCGCCGTTCGTGCGCTTGGCGTGGACGAGCAGGCGATCGATCGCGCGCTGGAAAGCTTCACCGGCCTGCCACACCGAATGGAAAAGGTGGCAGAGGTGAATGGGGTGGCGTTCATCAACGACAGCAAGGCGACGAACCCGGAAAGCGCCGCGCCTGCGCTTGCGGCGTTTGATCGTGTGCACTGGATCGTCGGGGGCAAGGCGAAGGGCGATGATCTGGATGCCTGCCTGCCGCACCTTGCCCATGTCGCGCGCGCCTACACCATTGGCGCTGCCGGGCCAGTGTTCGCTCGAGTGCTGGCGGAACAGGTGGCGGTAGAGGAATCGGGCACGCTGGCGGCGGCGGTGGAGAGCGCGGCTCGGCAGGCACGGCCCGGCGATGTCGTCCTGCTGTCCCCGGCGGCGGCTTCGTTCGATCAGTTCCGCGATTATGAGCATCGCGGGCAGGCGTTTCGCGAAGCAGTGGGGGAACTGTCTTGA
- a CDS encoding cell division protein FtsQ/DivIB produces the protein MSRSVARGAPQRRPTVRRTAPKKSLGDRLLAAMPVSEAAVRRAVTWSILGIGGAVVLGTASWLGVPAAIGTALADTTGQIGLRVEQVDITGIKRMNRETVYAVALEEQPKAMLRVDLELIRQRLLAYGWIADAYVSRRLPDRLLIHIVEREPAAIWQNGGALTLIDAKGVPLEPVDPSRMPNLPLVIGPGADRQEAAYQRLLAAAPALKPRIKAAAWVGNRRWDITFDTGETLALPQDNAAAALVKFAELDGARSLLGKGWLRFDMRDPAKLVARKPGADMEQAVPATGAGAATQSARFARIDEV, from the coding sequence ATGAGCCGCTCAGTAGCCCGTGGCGCGCCGCAGCGGCGACCGACGGTGCGCCGCACGGCACCGAAGAAGTCGCTGGGTGATCGCCTGCTTGCGGCAATGCCGGTCAGTGAGGCGGCGGTTCGCCGTGCGGTTACCTGGTCGATCCTTGGCATCGGCGGGGCGGTGGTGCTCGGCACGGCATCCTGGCTCGGCGTTCCAGCGGCGATCGGTACGGCTCTTGCGGACACGACCGGGCAGATCGGGCTGCGTGTCGAACAGGTCGATATCACGGGCATCAAGCGGATGAACCGTGAGACCGTGTACGCCGTTGCGCTGGAGGAACAGCCCAAGGCCATGCTGCGGGTGGATCTCGAACTGATCCGCCAGCGTCTTCTGGCTTATGGCTGGATCGCCGATGCCTATGTGTCGCGTCGTCTTCCGGATCGGCTGCTCATCCATATCGTGGAGCGTGAGCCAGCGGCGATCTGGCAGAATGGCGGTGCGTTGACGCTGATTGACGCGAAGGGCGTGCCGCTGGAGCCAGTCGACCCCAGCCGCATGCCCAATCTGCCACTGGTTATCGGTCCGGGCGCCGATCGGCAGGAGGCCGCGTACCAACGGCTGCTGGCCGCTGCGCCGGCACTGAAGCCGCGGATCAAGGCGGCCGCCTGGGTGGGCAACCGCCGCTGGGACATCACGTTCGACACGGGCGAGACATTGGCTCTGCCACAGGACAATGCTGCCGCAGCTTTGGTCAAGTTTGCGGAGCTCGACGGCGCCCGTTCGCTGCTTGGAAAGGGATGGCTGCGCTTCGACATGCGCGATCCTGCCAAGCTGGTGGCGCGCAAGCCGGGCGCGGACATGGAACAAGCGGTCCCGGCGACTGGGGCGGGAGCGGCGACGCAAAGTGCTCGCTTTGCGAGAATAGACGAAGTCTGA
- the murG gene encoding undecaprenyldiphospho-muramoylpentapeptide beta-N-acetylglucosaminyltransferase, which translates to MSRARHFVLAAGGTGGHMVPAAALAEELMRRGHRVALVSDERGVRFPGLFDGVQTHVLPAGRLAGGPLGWTRAAREMWRGRAMARELYRTFKPAAVIGFGGYPAFPALAAAFAEKIPTAVHEQNAVLGRVNRLVAGRVDAIATSYAQTERLKQKHVGKAHHVGNPVRDAVLALRARPYPLLEEDGIFRVLVTGGSQGANILSKVVPEGLAMLPIAFRRRLQVTHQARIEDIDAARAKYAELEIAADLATYLPDLPEQLGWAHLVIARAGASTISELTAAGRPAILVPLPGATDDHQTANAREITAAGGARTIPQTAFTPSELAKQMQKLGLDPAALENAAGRARACGKPEAARDLADLVESLDAPVAKLPVGVSKPKEAFA; encoded by the coding sequence ATGAGCCGCGCTCGGCATTTTGTGCTCGCCGCGGGCGGGACCGGTGGGCACATGGTTCCGGCGGCCGCCCTGGCGGAAGAGTTGATGCGCCGGGGTCATCGGGTTGCGTTGGTCAGTGACGAGCGCGGCGTCCGTTTTCCCGGACTGTTCGATGGCGTGCAGACCCATGTCCTTCCGGCCGGTCGGCTGGCAGGCGGTCCGCTCGGCTGGACGCGGGCCGCGCGTGAGATGTGGCGCGGCCGTGCGATGGCGCGTGAACTGTATCGTACGTTCAAGCCGGCGGCCGTGATCGGCTTTGGCGGCTATCCGGCATTCCCCGCGCTGGCGGCCGCTTTCGCGGAAAAGATCCCGACGGCCGTGCACGAGCAGAATGCCGTTCTCGGGCGGGTCAACCGGTTGGTGGCGGGGCGCGTGGACGCAATCGCCACTTCCTATGCCCAGACCGAGCGGCTGAAGCAGAAGCACGTCGGAAAGGCCCACCATGTCGGCAATCCCGTTCGGGACGCCGTGCTGGCGCTGCGAGCCCGACCTTATCCGCTGCTGGAGGAAGACGGCATCTTCCGCGTTCTGGTTACCGGCGGTTCGCAGGGCGCCAACATCCTGTCGAAGGTAGTACCGGAGGGTCTCGCTATGCTGCCGATCGCGTTTCGGCGGAGGCTGCAGGTGACGCATCAGGCACGCATCGAGGACATCGATGCGGCGCGGGCGAAATATGCGGAGCTCGAGATTGCTGCCGATCTCGCGACCTACTTGCCCGATCTGCCTGAGCAACTCGGATGGGCGCACCTTGTGATCGCAAGGGCGGGCGCGTCGACCATATCCGAGCTGACGGCAGCCGGCCGACCGGCGATCCTGGTGCCGCTGCCCGGGGCCACGGACGACCACCAAACGGCCAATGCGCGCGAGATTACGGCCGCGGGTGGTGCGCGCACGATCCCTCAGACCGCCTTTACGCCCAGCGAGCTTGCCAAGCAGATGCAGAAGCTGGGGCTTGATCCCGCGGCGCTCGAGAATGCGGCCGGCCGCGCTCGCGCCTGCGGAAAGCCCGAAGCGGCACGCGACCTGGCCGATCTGGTCGAAAGTCTCGATGCGCCCGTTGCGAAGCTGCCGGTGGGCGTGTCCAAGCCGAAGGAGGCCTTTGCGTGA
- the murC gene encoding UDP-N-acetylmuramate--L-alanine ligase, with the protein MRGVATDIGTIHFVGIGGIGMSGIAEVMHNLGYSVQGSDVAEGYVVEGLRARGIKVTIGHDASNVDGVAVVVISTAVKRGNPEVEAALNQRIPVVRRAEMLAELMRLKSTVAVAGTHGKTTTTSMVAALLDAGGVDPTVINGGIINSYGSNARLGDSDWMVVEADESDGSFLRLDGTIAVVTNIDPEHLDHYGSFEKAKDAYVEFVENVPFYGAALLCLDHPEVQALIPRVRDRRIVTYGFAASADVRGVNVAPYPGGNRFEALIRHRDGTVRSIENIDLPMPGRHNVQNALAAIGVALELGIDDATIQQGFQKFGGVKRRFTKVGEVAGAVIIDDYGHHPVEIRAVLAAARESAQGRVIAVVQPHRYSRLGNLMDDFQGAFNDADQVFVTPVYAAGEAPVPGVDADALVEGLKRRGHRSVASVGSADELAAALARDVRAQDQIVCLGAGDITKWAAGLAPSIEARR; encoded by the coding sequence GTGAGGGGCGTCGCGACGGATATCGGCACGATCCACTTCGTCGGCATTGGCGGCATCGGCATGTCCGGCATCGCCGAGGTGATGCACAATCTTGGCTATAGCGTGCAGGGCTCGGACGTGGCGGAGGGCTATGTCGTTGAGGGCCTGCGCGCACGCGGCATCAAGGTGACGATCGGGCATGACGCCTCGAACGTAGACGGCGTGGCCGTGGTGGTGATCTCCACCGCGGTGAAGCGCGGCAATCCCGAGGTGGAAGCGGCCCTCAACCAGCGGATCCCGGTGGTGCGGCGTGCCGAGATGCTGGCCGAGCTGATGCGCCTCAAATCCACCGTTGCTGTCGCGGGTACCCATGGGAAGACCACGACCACGTCGATGGTGGCGGCGCTGCTCGACGCCGGCGGCGTGGATCCCACGGTGATCAATGGCGGCATCATCAATAGCTACGGCTCGAACGCCCGCCTTGGTGACAGCGACTGGATGGTCGTGGAGGCGGACGAAAGCGATGGCAGCTTCCTTCGCCTTGATGGGACGATCGCCGTCGTCACCAACATCGATCCTGAGCACCTCGACCATTACGGCAGCTTCGAAAAGGCGAAGGATGCCTATGTCGAGTTCGTTGAGAACGTACCCTTCTATGGTGCGGCATTGCTGTGCCTCGATCATCCGGAGGTGCAGGCGCTGATCCCGCGCGTTCGCGACCGTCGGATCGTCACCTACGGCTTTGCCGCCAGTGCTGACGTGCGCGGCGTCAACGTTGCGCCCTATCCGGGCGGCAACCGTTTCGAGGCGCTTATCCGTCATCGGGACGGAACGGTTCGCTCGATCGAGAATATCGATCTGCCGATGCCCGGGCGGCACAATGTGCAGAACGCCCTGGCCGCGATCGGCGTGGCGTTGGAACTCGGCATCGATGACGCGACGATCCAGCAGGGCTTTCAGAAGTTTGGCGGGGTTAAGCGGCGCTTCACCAAGGTCGGGGAAGTTGCGGGTGCCGTGATTATCGACGATTATGGCCACCATCCGGTCGAGATCCGCGCCGTGCTGGCCGCGGCGCGGGAGTCGGCGCAAGGACGCGTTATCGCCGTCGTCCAGCCGCATCGCTATTCGCGCCTGGGCAATCTGATGGATGATTTCCAGGGCGCCTTCAACGACGCGGATCAGGTGTTTGTAACTCCCGTTTACGCGGCGGGCGAGGCTCCGGTGCCAGGGGTCGACGCCGACGCGTTGGTTGAGGGGCTGAAGCGCCGCGGGCATCGTTCGGTGGCATCGGTGGGAAGTGCGGACGAGCTCGCTGCAGCGCTGGCCAGGGACGTTCGGGCGCAGGACCAGATCGTCTGCCTGGGAGCGGGCGACATCACGAAATGGGCTGCGGGCCTGGCGCCTTCCATCGAGGCGCGCCGATGA